The following are encoded in a window of Archaeoglobaceae archaeon genomic DNA:
- a CDS encoding alpha/beta hydrolase — MVDERFLGSMKEVWLGNIHAWEHENGENCIVMAHGFGAVKDLLLPYAEKFGKRFSLVIFDYRHFGRSKGEPRQLISIKKQIEDWKKAVEYAKSKYKKVAIWGSSFSGGHVLEIASQYEVDAVVSQVPFVDGLSVARAMGLRSVKFAILGIIDLVLSPFGGYKVAIAGEKGLLPEDYLRLIEEHKKRYSTSIPWENYTFARIALSIPFYRPIKKVSKINCPVFYLIAENDTVTPASAAFKAVEKTKEAEVMNLKCGHFGVYIDFFEESSNREFEFLNKHLG, encoded by the coding sequence ATGGTTGATGAAAGATTCTTGGGTAGCATGAAAGAAGTGTGGCTTGGGAACATCCATGCTTGGGAGCATGAAAATGGCGAGAATTGCATTGTGATGGCTCATGGCTTCGGAGCAGTTAAGGATTTGCTTTTGCCGTATGCGGAGAAATTTGGAAAACGTTTTTCATTGGTTATCTTTGATTACCGACATTTTGGAAGAAGCAAAGGTGAGCCGAGACAGCTAATAAGCATAAAAAAGCAGATTGAAGACTGGAAAAAAGCGGTGGAGTATGCAAAAAGCAAATACAAAAAAGTGGCGATTTGGGGCAGCTCATTTAGCGGTGGGCACGTCCTTGAAATTGCTTCACAGTATGAGGTTGACGCCGTGGTATCTCAGGTTCCTTTTGTGGATGGATTGTCAGTAGCCAGGGCAATGGGGTTAAGAAGCGTTAAATTTGCAATTCTTGGGATAATAGATTTGGTTCTTTCACCTTTTGGGGGTTACAAAGTTGCAATAGCTGGAGAGAAAGGTCTTCTACCCGAGGACTATCTAAGACTAATTGAAGAGCATAAGAAACGCTATTCAACCAGCATACCCTGGGAGAATTATACTTTTGCCAGAATAGCCCTCTCGATTCCCTTCTATAGGCCGATAAAAAAAGTTAGTAAAATAAATTGTCCAGTATTTTACTTAATCGCTGAGAACGACACAGTAACACCAGCGAGTGCGGCATTTAAGGCAGTCGAGAAAACAAAGGAAGCTGAAGTAATGAATTTGAAGTGTGGACATTTTGGTGTTTACATTGACTTCTTTGAGGAGAGCTCGAACAGAGAGTTCGAGTTTCTTAATAAGCATCTGGGTTAG
- a CDS encoding MjaI family restriction endonuclease translates to MSREWILNIACNRWGLNKQNRVGPVAKWIRECSPKNLEEWESFYLQKLGEFLKERNINLKPEEYLESLGKRLYTKITEVLTAEIEEVTEKDCIAYIKELVINRTFEGYVTEKETIYGQLQDILGVEIKPAPDEWDRLYNVDFFIKVGEKFIGIQIKPTTFEHAPEFATKWREAYKASHEKFEKRFGGKVFIVLSIKKDNKKAIYNREVIDEIKAEIERLKT, encoded by the coding sequence ATGAGTAGAGAATGGATTCTGAACATCGCATGCAATAGATGGGGTTTAAACAAGCAGAACAGAGTTGGACCAGTTGCGAAATGGATTCGAGAGTGTAGTCCTAAGAATCTCGAAGAATGGGAATCATTCTACCTTCAGAAACTTGGAGAATTTTTAAAAGAACGTAATATTAACCTTAAACCTGAAGAATACCTCGAAAGTCTTGGAAAAAGGTTATACACAAAGATCACTGAAGTGCTAACAGCGGAGATTGAAGAAGTGACTGAGAAAGACTGCATAGCTTACATCAAAGAGCTTGTTATAAATAGAACATTTGAGGGCTATGTAACTGAGAAAGAGACAATTTATGGACAACTTCAGGATATTTTAGGCGTTGAAATCAAACCAGCACCAGATGAATGGGATAGGCTTTACAACGTTGACTTCTTCATAAAAGTTGGAGAGAAATTTATAGGCATTCAAATCAAACCTACAACCTTCGAACACGCTCCCGAATTCGCAACTAAATGGAGAGAAGCTTACAAAGCTTCGCATGAGAAGTTCGAAAAGAGGTTCGGTGGAAAGGTTTTCATTGTCCTTTCAATTAAAAAGGATAATAAAAAAGCGATCTACAACAGAGAAGTGATTGATGAAATAAAAGCCGAAATTGAAAGGCTTAAAACCTAA
- a CDS encoding DNA methyltransferase: MAVFAKVIIGDSRKMLELEDHSIDLVVTSPPYWHIKDYGVEGQIGYGQSLHEYLKSLYLVWKECFRVLKPGSRLCINIGDQFLRSVVYGRYKIAPLHSEMIVQCEKIGFDYMGAIIWQKKTTMNTTGGANVMGSYPYPPNGMIEIDYEFILVFKKPGKKPAPSKEIKEMSKLSKEEWKEFFSGHWNFAGERQIMHEAMFPEELPKRLIRMFTFVSDVVLDPFLGSGTTLRAAINLERNGIGYEINEAFLPIIKQKLSENLSFINAKVEIIKRSEKVEIEDSPEYQPNIKDAKPLIEPKRLKFKEQKLFRVKRVLSENSVELDNGLVVKLLGIRVLPDKTSEAKRYLENFVKGKEVFIRLDPCYEAKNDELQAYLFLKNKIFVNKEMIKQGFAVTQEDDFMYKHKFLRIQEGKNE; encoded by the coding sequence GTGGCAGTATTCGCAAAGGTGATCATCGGTGACAGCAGAAAAATGCTTGAGCTCGAAGATCATAGCATAGATCTCGTTGTCACTTCCCCGCCCTATTGGCATATAAAGGATTATGGCGTCGAAGGTCAGATTGGCTACGGTCAAAGTCTGCATGAATACCTGAAAAGTCTATACTTGGTGTGGAAAGAATGCTTTAGAGTCCTCAAACCGGGTTCAAGGTTATGCATAAACATTGGCGACCAGTTTTTGCGAAGCGTTGTTTATGGGAGATACAAAATAGCCCCGCTTCATTCCGAGATGATTGTGCAGTGTGAAAAAATTGGCTTCGACTATATGGGGGCGATAATCTGGCAAAAGAAGACGACTATGAACACAACCGGAGGAGCGAATGTGATGGGTTCCTACCCATATCCGCCGAATGGTATGATAGAAATTGACTACGAATTCATCCTCGTTTTTAAAAAACCTGGTAAAAAGCCCGCACCTTCTAAAGAGATAAAGGAGATGTCAAAGCTGAGCAAAGAGGAATGGAAGGAGTTCTTTTCGGGACACTGGAATTTTGCTGGAGAGAGACAAATAATGCACGAAGCAATGTTTCCGGAGGAGCTACCGAAGAGATTGATAAGGATGTTCACATTCGTTAGCGATGTCGTGCTTGATCCTTTTTTGGGTAGTGGGACAACGCTAAGAGCTGCAATCAACCTCGAAAGGAATGGAATCGGTTACGAGATAAACGAAGCCTTTTTGCCTATAATTAAACAGAAGTTGAGTGAAAACCTTTCTTTTATAAATGCTAAGGTTGAGATTATAAAGAGAAGCGAAAAAGTCGAAATTGAAGATTCACCCGAGTATCAACCAAATATCAAGGATGCAAAGCCATTAATTGAACCAAAAAGACTGAAATTTAAAGAGCAGAAGCTTTTCAGAGTTAAGAGAGTTCTGAGTGAAAACAGCGTAGAATTGGACAATGGGCTGGTTGTAAAATTGCTTGGAATAAGAGTCTTGCCAGATAAAACTTCGGAAGCCAAGAGATATCTCGAGAACTTCGTCAAAGGAAAAGAAGTATTTATAAGGTTAGATCCTTGCTATGAAGCCAAAAACGATGAGCTTCAGGCTTACCTTTTCCTCAAAAACAAGATATTTGTGAATAAAGAAATGATCAAACAGGGTTTTGCAGTCACTCAAGAAGATGATTTTATGTATAAACACAAATTTTTGAGGATCCAGGAGGGTAAAAATGAGTAG